The genomic segment GGATGCCTGAGGGCGCAATCAAATCTACTATCCGCTTCGCGTGTCCTGCCCCGCCTAAGGTGCAATCGACGATTATCGAACCGGGTTGCAATGATAAGTACTGCGTGACCTCGGCCAGCAAAACTGGAGTGTGCCGATATTCCATTATCAAGCCTTCAGAGCATGCCCGCTTCGGACAACTCTTTTGCGAGGTCTTCGATGTTCTCCCCAGCCTCGCTGTACTCATCCCACATCGCGGAGTCCCAAATTTCTATCCTGTTGCCGTTGCCCGCGATCGCAACGTCTTTGGAAAGGCCGGCATAGGCTCGTAAGTTTCCTGGCAGCCCAATGCGTCCGGCGGAGTCAAGCTCGACCTCAACCGCCCCGGCCGTGAAAAATCTGCGAATCTTTCGCAAACGAGGCTCAAAGTCCTCCTTTGCCACCAACTCTTCGACGAAGCGTCCGTACTCGCCGGCTGGATAGACGTAAAGACACTTGTCCAACCCTTTTGCGACGACAAGCTTGCCCGTCATCTCCGAGCGGAATCGCGAAGGCAGCGAGACACGTCCTTTGGCATCCAGCGTGTGCCGGTGATCGCCTAGAAACATATGTGCTCATCGCCTCCCCTCGTGTCTCGAGGAATACTCCGTCGGACATTGCCCAAAGGCCACCGTGGCCTGATGGGATAAACTGTATACCACTATGTCCCACTTTTCAACACCTAGATGGGAATTTTTCCCACCAAATCACACAATCGAGCGATTTGCCTACGAATCCGGGTACTCCGGGGCGCGTTTCTGAAAACCAAACGAGCGCTTTCATCGTCAAATTGATCAGGTACGCAGGAAACGCACATTGACAGTGGAATTCAACAATCGAGATTCGACACTGTTGCCGCTTTTGCAAAGTGGGAGTAGAATCTAAATCAGGTCGAACCCGCTTTCGGAGGTGAAGGTTTCATGGTCGGAGCCCTGTTCGGAGCCAATGTTGCAGGCACTTTGTGGATCACGATGTGGTGGGCTTTCTTCATAGTGGTCGCCATGGGTATTGCACTGGGTGTCTATGCAGCCCTGGAAATGAAGAAGCTCGAAGACAAGTCCGAATAAGCTGGTAGGTAGTTTCCACTGTCTTTGTGTCCGACGCCCTCCTGCCAACCTAGGCAGAGGGCGTCAGTGTTGCTGATAGCGAATAATCCAGCAGACATTTGGAGGACCAAGTGGAAAGATCGAAAAGCGTAAAACTCCCTCAATATTCGCCGATTCTCTATCTGGTAGCGGCATTCGTCGCCTTGACACTTCTGGTAACGGGGTGCTCGGCAATTTCCACAGACGAAGGCGCGGGAACAGATCTCGGAACGCCGGAGCCGATGATATACCAGGACACGGCCGCCGATGGAGATCGGGCAGTCTCGCCTGACATGACCCCTTATGGAGACCCGCAGGCGGAAATCCTTCTTGCCCCTGCTCCGGGCGCCGGTCCTGATGCATCTGCAATTCCCCAGGAAGATCGACTGATCGTCCAACGCGTCGAGATGCGTCTTGGTGTCGATGCGATCGATTCTGCGGTTGAATCACTCAGGGCGGCGGCGAAAGAGCACAACGGAACCATAATAGACCTGAATGTGAGCACCGACGAAGGATTCCCAATCTACAGGCAATCCGAAGTGACGGCGATGGACGGAGCTCCTATTTCCGGATACCTCACGGTCAGGGTGCCCGCTGAAAACCTCGAAACCTTTATAGCAACGATTTCAGAGATCGGAGCCGTGCTGCGCCACGCGGAAACCCAAAGTGACGTGACGCAGGAACACTTGGATCTCGATGCTCGGCTGAAGAACCTGCAGGCAAGCGAGGTTCAGTTGCGCGACTTTCTCGCAAAAGCTAAGAACGTGACCGAGATGCTCGCGGTTGAAAAAGAGCTGTCCCGCATTCGCGGAGAAATCGAGTCGATGCAAGCGCAAATAGCTTACCTGGAAAGGCAAGCGGCACACTCTGTTGTCACGATAGAGCTTACTGGACCAAAGCCCATCGTGCGTCCGACCGGTGAAGATTGGGGCTTCGTAGCGGCACTGACCGAGTCTGTTCGAGCCTTCGTGCGCACCATCAACACATTGATCGTGTTGCTCGGAGCACTCACGCCGGTGATCATCATTCTGGCGCTTGCAGCGCTGGTACTGCGCCTCTACCTCAACAGGAGGCGCGCCATGAAGGCGGTCTCGGGCTCCAAGGATCCCGCCGCTTAAGCGATGGGCCTACTGAGACCAAAGATCAAAATCCCCTTGTGGGCGGCGGTTGCCATTCCGGCCGCCGCCTACCTGATAAGATCGATCGGCAGGGGCTTCGATTTCAGCCCCGATATTCCCGAAGACATTATCGCGGCGGTAGTCTTTGTGATCGCACTAG from the Actinomycetota bacterium genome contains:
- a CDS encoding DUF4349 domain-containing protein; this translates as MERSKSVKLPQYSPILYLVAAFVALTLLVTGCSAISTDEGAGTDLGTPEPMIYQDTAADGDRAVSPDMTPYGDPQAEILLAPAPGAGPDASAIPQEDRLIVQRVEMRLGVDAIDSAVESLRAAAKEHNGTIIDLNVSTDEGFPIYRQSEVTAMDGAPISGYLTVRVPAENLETFIATISEIGAVLRHAETQSDVTQEHLDLDARLKNLQASEVQLRDFLAKAKNVTEMLAVEKELSRIRGEIESMQAQIAYLERQAAHSVVTIELTGPKPIVRPTGEDWGFVAALTESVRAFVRTINTLIVLLGALTPVIIILALAALVLRLYLNRRRAMKAVSGSKDPAA
- the mraZ gene encoding division/cell wall cluster transcriptional repressor MraZ, which encodes MFLGDHRHTLDAKGRVSLPSRFRSEMTGKLVVAKGLDKCLYVYPAGEYGRFVEELVAKEDFEPRLRKIRRFFTAGAVEVELDSAGRIGLPGNLRAYAGLSKDVAIAGNGNRIEIWDSAMWDEYSEAGENIEDLAKELSEAGML